In the genome of Thermoleophilaceae bacterium, the window GCGGCTGCCCCCAATCACGATCGACGCCGCGCTCACCCTCGGCATCCTCATCACCACCGTCGCGATCAACCATCTCGGCGAGGCCACCGAGCAGTACCTCTCGATGCTGTACGTGTGGTCGGCGCTCAACTCCGCTTTTCTCCTCAGCCGCCGGCGCGCTTCGATCCAGCTGGGCGTCATCGCCGTCTCCTACGGCGCCTACCTGATCGGCACCAACGATGGCGCCCGCGAGGTGATCCAGCAGTGGCTGCTCACTGTCGGCACCGCCGTGCTGGCGGCCGCGCTCGTGGGCCGCCTCAAGGGCCGTGTGGAGCGCCTCATAGATGAGGTAGCCGAGACCGCCAAGCGCGACCCGCTCACCGGCCTCCTCAACGGGTCCGGCTTCGAGGAGCTGCTCGACCGTGAGCTCGAGCGCGCTCAGCGCGCCGAGACCAGCCTCAGCGTGATCGCGCTCGACCTCGACCACTTCAAGGAGGTGAACGAGGAGTTCGGCCACCGCGTCGCGGACGAGCGCCTCTGCATCATCGCCGGTGTGCTCGAGCGCACCAAGCGCCGCATCGACGTCGTGGCGCGCGTGAGCGGCCAGGAGTTCGCGCTGCTCCTCCCTGACACCGACGAGCACGGCGCCTACGTCCTCGCCGATCGCCTCCGCCGCGCGGTCCGCGACCACTTCACGGAGGATGCGCTCGCCACCACCGCCAGCCTGGGCGTGGCCAGCTTCCCCAAGCACGGCAGCAGCTTCGAGGAGCTCTTCGGGGCCGCCAACCAGGCCGTGTACGCGGCCAAGGAGCTTGGCCGCGACCGCTCGGTGATCTACAACCCCGAGATCACGGCCAACCTGCGCTCGGCCGCAATGCGCCAGGACATGCAGTCCGAGGAGCACCTCGCGGCCGTGCTCGTGCTAGCCGAGACGCTCGACATGCGCGACGCCGGCACCGCCCGCCACTCGGAGACCGTCGGCCGCTACGCGAAGCAGATCGCCGCCGAACTGGGCATGGGCCCGCGCGAGACAGAGCGCGTGCACCTCGCCGGCATGCTCCACGACATCGGCAAGATCGGGATCTCGGACACCATCCTGCAGAAGCCGGGCAAGCTCACCGACTCCGAGTGGGACGAGATGCGCAAGCACCCGGAACTCGGCGCCCGCATCCTCGACGGCGCCCGGCTCGACGACATCTCAGCCTGGGTGCGCGCCCACCACGAGCGCCCCGACGGCCGCGGGTACCCCGACGGCCTCGCCGACGACCGGATCCCCATCCAGGCGAAGATCCTCGCCGTCGCGGACTCGTACGAGGCGATGACCGCCGACCGCGTCTACAAGGCAGGCATGGCCGAGGAGGCCGCCCGCGAGGAGCTGCTCCGCTGCGCCGGCTCGCAGTTCGACCCCGCCGTGGTCCTCGCGTTCATCAACGTCCTCCGCGAGGTGGACGAGGCGGGCGAGCCCGCCGCCGCGTAACAGACCGCCGCGGCGGCGCGCTTCGCCCTGGGACCTACGTCGCTGCGTTCGGCGCCGCGCCTGGCGTGCCGAAGTTGCTGCCGTTGTTCGATCCCGATCCCGAGCCCGACCCCATGTGCGGGCAGTGATGTCCGGACGGCGGCTGGGTGGGAGCGGACGGCTGCGTCTGCGTCTGGCTCGGCTGCGTCTGATTCGGCGCCGTGCTCGAGCCGCCGGAGGCCGCATTCGCAAGCGCGGCGCCGCCGCCTATGAGTCCTGCGGTGGCACCCAGCACCGCGAGCCCTTTCGCGATTTGGTGCATCCGTTACCTCCTTCCGATCGAGAGGTTCGGTCCGACCGCTCAGGCTGGCAGCCCGTCCTAAAGCGTTGCGGAGAATCAGCTAAGAGTTGCGAAACGCTCGAGCTCGTCCGCCGCGCACGCGGGACCGTCATGCGCGGCCGACCACGCCGCGATCTCCCGCGCCCGCTCGCGGTAACCGGGCTCCGCCAGCACCTTCCGCACCGCCAGCCGCACCCCGCGCGGCGTGGTGAGCCGCCGCGGCAGCCCCACGCCCGCGCCCGCCCAGGCCACACGAGCCGTGGTCTCCGCCATGTCGCCGCCGGCGGGACATGCAACGAGCGGCACGCCGCAGGTGAGAGCCCGTGCCACGGTGCCGTGCCCCGCATGGCACACCACGGCAGAGCACAGCGGCATCGCGCGCGAGTAGGAGAGCCAGTCGACGAGCTTGGCGTCGCGCGGCTGCGGCAGGCCGCTCCGCCGGTTCGTGCTCGCCAGCACCCGCACCGGCTCGTCCGCCAGCCCCTCGAGCGCGGCCCGCAGCATTCGCTGGTCCGGATCCTGCGACGTGCTGGGGGCAATCAGCACCAGCGGATCGTCCCCCGCGGGCGGCTCAACGTCGCCGTTCGGCTGCTCCCACAAGAGCGGGCCCGTGACCTTCATCCACGGCTCCCACTGCTCGCGCGGGTACTCGAGCTGCGGGAACGTGGCGATCAGCGCCAGCTCGCGCGAGGTCCCTCCATGCACGTGCGAGAAAGGCGGCAGCCCCACCCGGCGCCGCGCCTCGTTGAGCTGCTCGCGCCCCTGCCGGGCGCCGTGCGCCGTGAGCGGCTCGAACAGCCGCCAGAAGCGCCGCCCAGCAGCGGTTCGCGGCAGCCGCGCGCCCGTGGAGTACACCGGCCAGCCAGGCTCGCCCTGCGGCAGCACGTGCGGCACGAGCGTGGCCCACGGCCGCTCGTCCATCTTCGCCGCCAGCGCCGCTGCCGAGGTGAGGATGTCCGCCACCACCGCATGCGGGTCGAACGAGCGAACCAACGGCACCGTCTCCTCCGCCGCACGCACCGCCGCCTGGTACGGCTTCAACGCCTCTCCGGAGGTCGGCCACACCTGGTACTCGGGAGCGCGGTCAAACGTCATCCCCTCGGCCTCCACGTGCGGCCGCCATTTCTCCCACGTCTGCAGCACCACCTCGTGCCCGCGCGCCACAAGCTCGCGCCCCAGCGCGATCATTGGAAACGCGTGCCCCGGGTCCCCGAAGGCCGCGAGCAGGAAACGTCGCCGCTCGTTCAGCTCAGACCAGCTCGGCGAGGGTCCGCAGGATCGCGATCCGCTGCTCGGGCGAGTACGCGGCGGCCGACACCACGAGCGTCCCCACGCCGGCAGAGCGGTACAGCTCGAGCCGCTCGGCGATCCGGTCGCGCGGCCCGCACAGCGACACCATGTCGATCAGCTCGGCAGGCAGCGCCGCCATCGCCTCCTCCTTCTTGCCGCCGAGGTAGAGGTCCTGCACCGTGTCCGCCGCTTCCTCGAAGCCGTAGCGCTTCACCAGCGCGTTGTAGAAGTTCTGCTTGCGCGAGCCCATGCCGCCCACGTACAGGGCGAGGACGGGGCGCATGGCGTCGCGAGCGCGGTCGAGGTCGTCGTCCACGCACACCATCACGTGCGGGGCGATGTCGAAGTTCTCCTCGGTCAACTCACGGCCTGCGCGCGCGGCGCCCTCCTGAAGCAGCTCGCGCGACTCGCCCACGTGCTCGGGTGAGAAGAACGTGGGCAGCCAGCCGTCGGCGATCTCACCGCACAGCGCCGTGTTCTTCGGCCCGGTGGCGGCCAGGTAGATCGGGATGCGCTCCTGCACCGGCGAGATCATCAGGTGCAGCGCCTTGCCCGGCCCGTCCGGCAGAGGCAGCGTGTAGCGCTCGCCGTCGTAAACGAGCCGCTCGCGCGACAGGGCCTTCCGCACGATCGCCACGTAGTCGCGCGTGCGCGCGAGCTGGTGCCCGAAGCGCTCGCCGTGCCAGCCCTCGGCCACCTGCGGACCGGACGACCCGATGCCCACAATCATCCGCCCGCCAGACAGCACGTCGATCGTGGCCGCCGTCATCGCGGTCATCGCCGGGGAGCGCCCCGGCATCTGGAAGATCCCGGAGCCGAGCCGGATCTTCGAGGTCTTCCCGGCGAGCCAGGCGAGCACCGTGGCGGCGTCGGAGCCGTAGGCCTCCGCGGTCCAAACCGAGTCGTAGCCCAGCTGCTCCGCCTCGGTCACCAGCTCGAGCTGGTCCTCGTTCGAAAGACCCAGTCCCCAATACCCCACACTGAGCCCTAGGCGCATGAAATCTGGCTCCCAGGGGTACGCGAAGCGTTGCAGGGGCGATTACGAGCCCGTAAATTGGAGATGCGGCCTGTGCGCAAGGGCCGCATCCTAAGCGAGAGGGTGAGCGCAACGTGAGGACACGACGGCGGCCGGCACACGAGCTTCGAATAGCGATCGACTGCCTGCCGGAACGCACACGGCTGGCGATGCTCGAGGGCATCAAGACCAACCGCATCATCGTGGGCGCCTACACCGACCATCGCGGCGGAGTCTGCCCGATGCTCGCCGCACACCGCTGCGGCGGCCGCACCAGCCTCGCGAGCTTCGCCAAGGCGTGGGACCTCTACACCAAGGCCGGCCCGCGGGCGCGCCCCGCAAGCGAGCGCGAGCTCCGCACCCTGCGCTCGATGCTCGAGGCGAGCCTGGCAGAGGATGGCTACCCGCAGGTGTCGCTGGGCGCGGAGGTGTCGCGCGTGAAGGCGGCGCGGCGGGAGCGTGCCGAGCGAGCCGCGAAGAGCACGAGCCAGGGCCTCATCGCGCAGATCCTGCGCCGCGGCCGCACGGTGGAGGAAGCCACCGAGGCGGTGGAGAGCGAGACCGAGCGCGAGCTCGTGTAGCTGGGCTAGACCCCGGCGCCGGGCACGTCGCCCGCGCGGATGAACTGCACCTCCGGCACGAAGCAGGCCGGCGAGGTCTTCAGCAGGAAGCGCACCGCCTCGGCGATGTCCTCGGGCCGGATCATCTTGTCCGCCGGCACCTGCTCGCGCACCCACTCGGTCATGGGCGTCTCCACGAACCCGGGGCAGAACGCCGTCACCTGCACGCCCGACTCGGACAGCTCGCCGTGCGCCGCCTGGCTCAGGCCCACCACCGCGTGCTTCGTGGCCGAGTACGCCGACAGCCACGGCTGCCCGTACTTGCCGGCGATCGACGCCGTGTTGATCACCAGCGCCTTGCCGTGCTCGTCGCCCGCCTTCTTCAGCTCGGGAATCGCCTCGCGGAGCATCAGGTAAACGCCGCGGAGGTTCACGTCGAACTGGATGTCGAGCTTCTTCGTCTCGGCCGCCTCGATCGGGGCGCCGATGCCGATGCCCGCGTTGTTGATCAGCACGTCCAGTCGGCTGAAGCGGTCCATGTGCGCCTTCACGAGCGCCTGGATGTCCTCCTCCTTGGCCATGTTGGCGGGCACCGCCTGGACCTCGATGCCGGCCTGCTCGAGCTCGCTGGCCGCGGCCTCTAGCTTGTCGGGTCTGCGGGCTGACAGCGTGATGCCGTAGCCGTCCTCGCCCAGCGCGCGTGCGATTGCAAAGCCGATCCCACTTGATCCGCCGGTGACGAGCGCAGCACGACCTTCCATCGAGTCCTCCTCCTGAGTGGCCTGGCGAGCCGGGAATCTACAGAGCGTTACTAGTCTCTGCGCATGCGCTCGACTCGACCCCTGGGCGGCTTCCTGCTGCTCGCGGCGCTGGCCCTGGTCGTGGCCGCCTGCGGCAGCAGCGGCGGCGGCTCCTCTTCAACTATCACCTCCTCCTCGACCACGCCGGCCGCCCAGGCGAAGGTCACGTTCCCCAAGGCGAGCAAGTCCGACTTCGCCAACCTCGCCCACTCGATCTCGAGCAAGAGCCCGATCCTCGCGCTCACCGAGCAGGACTTCACCCCCGGCACGAACCGCCTCGGCTTTGGCGTTTTCGACGCGTCGCACAAGCAGATCACGGGCGCGCCCGTGGGGATCTACATCCAGGCGCAGGGCGGGGGGAAGGTGCTCGGGCCGTACGTGGCGCACGAGGAGTCGCTCGCGGTGTCGAAGCCATACCTCTCCGAGACAGTGGCGAAGGATCCCGACTCGGCCAAGTTCGTCTACGTGGCCACCGTGAGGTTCCCCAAGGCGGGCAAGTACAACGTGCTCGGCGTGGTGAAGCAGGGCAACAACGTCCTGCCGATGGGAGTGGGCACGAAGGTGTCCGCGCACGATCCGGTGCCGGGCGTGGGGGACAGGCCGCCCGCGATCAGCACGCCCACGGTGACGTCGGTGAACGGCAACATCGCTTCGATCGACACGCGCGCGCCGCACGACGACATGCACGACGTGAACTTCAAGGACGTGCTCGGCAAGAAGCCGATCGTCTACCTGGTTGCCACCCCGCTGCTATGTCAGAGCCGGGTGTGCGGGCCGGTGACGGACATCGAGGAAGAGGTGAAACACACGATGCCCGAGGCGAAGGGCGTGGCCTTCATCCACATGGAGGTCTACAACCACAACGACGCGAACAAGGGCTACCGGCCGCAGCTCACCGCGTTCCACCTGCAGACCGAGCCATGGCTGTTCGTGATCGGCAAGAACGGTCGCATTTCCACGCGCATCGAGGGTGCATTCAGCGCGTCGGAATTGCAGAACGCGATCCGAACAGCGCTCAAGCAGTAGCGGCGCGCCGAGGCGCGGCCTTGCGCTGCTGCTGGCCGGCGAAGAACTTCATCACCGCGGCGTGGGTCTCCTTTGGGCGCT includes:
- a CDS encoding HD-GYP domain-containing protein, coding for MRRSLRSSALGGMLDAPEQPSRLAHADAVAAMAPSPRASIVAMAWMYLGGASFAIGVIALAQSTQLSDPLMVALIAIAYGVGLLLLLGHKRLPPITIDAALTLGILITTVAINHLGEATEQYLSMLYVWSALNSAFLLSRRRASIQLGVIAVSYGAYLIGTNDGAREVIQQWLLTVGTAVLAAALVGRLKGRVERLIDEVAETAKRDPLTGLLNGSGFEELLDRELERAQRAETSLSVIALDLDHFKEVNEEFGHRVADERLCIIAGVLERTKRRIDVVARVSGQEFALLLPDTDEHGAYVLADRLRRAVRDHFTEDALATTASLGVASFPKHGSSFEELFGAANQAVYAAKELGRDRSVIYNPEITANLRSAAMRQDMQSEEHLAAVLVLAETLDMRDAGTARHSETVGRYAKQIAAELGMGPRETERVHLAGMLHDIGKIGISDTILQKPGKLTDSEWDEMRKHPELGARILDGARLDDISAWVRAHHERPDGRGYPDGLADDRIPIQAKILAVADSYEAMTADRVYKAGMAEEAAREELLRCAGSQFDPAVVLAFINVLREVDEAGEPAAA
- a CDS encoding nucleotide disphospho-sugar-binding domain-containing protein, which encodes MIALGRELVARGHEVVLQTWEKWRPHVEAEGMTFDRAPEYQVWPTSGEALKPYQAAVRAAEETVPLVRSFDPHAVVADILTSAAALAAKMDERPWATLVPHVLPQGEPGWPVYSTGARLPRTAAGRRFWRLFEPLTAHGARQGREQLNEARRRVGLPPFSHVHGGTSRELALIATFPQLEYPREQWEPWMKVTGPLLWEQPNGDVEPPAGDDPLVLIAPSTSQDPDQRMLRAALEGLADEPVRVLASTNRRSGLPQPRDAKLVDWLSYSRAMPLCSAVVCHAGHGTVARALTCGVPLVACPAGGDMAETTARVAWAGAGVGLPRRLTTPRGVRLAVRKVLAEPGYRERAREIAAWSAAHDGPACAADELERFATLS
- a CDS encoding LLM class F420-dependent oxidoreductase, whose product is MRLGLSVGYWGLGLSNEDQLELVTEAEQLGYDSVWTAEAYGSDAATVLAWLAGKTSKIRLGSGIFQMPGRSPAMTAMTAATIDVLSGGRMIVGIGSSGPQVAEGWHGERFGHQLARTRDYVAIVRKALSRERLVYDGERYTLPLPDGPGKALHLMISPVQERIPIYLAATGPKNTALCGEIADGWLPTFFSPEHVGESRELLQEGAARAGRELTEENFDIAPHVMVCVDDDLDRARDAMRPVLALYVGGMGSRKQNFYNALVKRYGFEEAADTVQDLYLGGKKEEAMAALPAELIDMVSLCGPRDRIAERLELYRSAGVGTLVVSAAAYSPEQRIAILRTLAELV
- a CDS encoding SDR family oxidoreductase: MEGRAALVTGGSSGIGFAIARALGEDGYGITLSARRPDKLEAAASELEQAGIEVQAVPANMAKEEDIQALVKAHMDRFSRLDVLINNAGIGIGAPIEAAETKKLDIQFDVNLRGVYLMLREAIPELKKAGDEHGKALVINTASIAGKYGQPWLSAYSATKHAVVGLSQAAHGELSESGVQVTAFCPGFVETPMTEWVREQVPADKMIRPEDIAEAVRFLLKTSPACFVPEVQFIRAGDVPGAGV